A genomic region of Colletotrichum destructivum chromosome 5, complete sequence contains the following coding sequences:
- a CDS encoding Putative serine/Threonine protein phosphatase PP2A — MSDLDKAIAQLRACRPIPEAQVRELCHKARELLIEEGNVVTVTAPVTICGDIHGQFHDLMELFRVGGDVPDTNYLFMGDFVDRGFYSLESFLLLLCLKVRYPDRMTLIRGNHESRQITTVYGFYDECLRKYGSANVWRYCCDVFDYLALGAIVLGASHTFNSPPEQEPINEDVEIEVCDQAGSTMSRFPRQRRPQRQPTPGSPNGAPSGDKTGPPGSGASGSSAGSIGNPAGAILCVHGGLSPLIDSVDKIRLLDRKQEVPHEGAMCDLLWSDPDDIDGWGLSPRGAGFLFGADIVRDFNHKNDLSLIARAHQLVMEGFKEMFDASIVTVWSAPNYCYRCGNVAAILELAEDDSGTGVFARSNGDRGRSDGGIRGTDDYVLLPGPARRYRVFQAAPQDSRGMPAKKPVADYFL, encoded by the exons ATGAGCGACCTCGACAA AGCCATTGCGCAATTGCGCGCCTGCCGACCGATACCCGAAGCGCAGGTTCGAGAACTGTGCCATAAGGCACGGGAGTTACTCATTGAAGAGGGCAACGTCGTCACGGTTACAGCTCCCGTAACG ATATGCGGTGATATCCACGGCCAGTTCCATGATCTCATGGAGCTCTTCCGCGTTGGTGGCGACGTCCCCGACACCAATTACCTTTTCATGG GTGACTTTGTCGACCGTGGCTTTTACTCGCTCGAgtccttcctcctccttctctgcCTCAAAGTTCGCTATCCCGACCGTATGACCCTCATTCGCGGCAACCACGAGTCCCGTCAAATCACCACCGTCTATGGCTTCTACGACGAGTGCCTGCGGAAATATGGTTCGGCCAACGTCTGGCGCTATTGCTGCGACGTCTTCGACTACCTTGCTCTTGGGGCCATCGTACTAGGCGCATCGCACACGTTCAACTCCCCGCCGGAGCAAGAACCCATCAACGAAGATGTGGAGATCGAGGTCTGCGACCAGGCTGGCTCAACAATGAGCCGATTCCCCAGACAAAGACGGCCACAGCGGCAACCGACACCTGGCAGTCCAAATGGCGCGCCTTCGGGCGACAAAACAGGCCCGCCGGGCAGTGGCGCATCGGGAAGCTCGGCAGGTTCCATCGGCAaccccgccggcgccattCTATGCGTCCACGGTGGTCTCTCCCCCCTGATAGACAGTGTCGATAAGATCCGGCTTCTCGACAGGAAGCAAGAGGTGCCGCACGAAGGAGCCATGTGCGATTTGCTTTGGTCTGACCCAGACGATATCGATGGATGGGGGTTGTCGCCACGCGGTGCTGGGTTCTTGTTTGGTGCTGATATTGTCCGCGACTTCAACCACAAGAACGATCTGTCGCTTATCGCGCGTGCCCACCAGCTCGTCATGGAGGGTTTCAAAGAGATGTTCGACGCTAGTATCGTCACGGTTTGGTCGGCGCCCAATTATTGCTACCGCTGCGGCAACGTTGCGGCGATCCTCGAACTGGCGGAGGACGACTCAGGCACTGGTGTCTTCGCGCGCAGCAATGGCGACAGGGGCCGCAGTGACGGCGGTATCAGGGGAACCGATGACTATGTTCTCCTGCCCGGACCGGCGCGGAGGTACCGCGTGTTCCAGGCAGCACCTCAAGAT